From Thalassospiraceae bacterium LMO-JJ14:
GGCTACGCTCGACCTCGGCCGCGGTGAACGTCAAGTCCGCCTGTGCGCGTTTCAATTCCGCGGCGGCAAGGTTTTCGCTGGCGCGTGCCGCTTCCAGGGTGGCGCGCGCTTCGGTCTCGGTACGAACGTCAAGAAACACCGGCGCCGATGGTTCGATCCGCGCGATTTCGCTTTCGCCCGCGACGACGGCATCACCGACCTCGCCTTGAACCCTGAGCAGGCGGCCCGCGACGGGTGCGGAAACCCGGTACACTTCCTGCACTTCCGCCATGCCTTCGTCGGCGACGGTGATCCGGATTTTGTCTTCGCTAACGGTCGCGAAATCGACGGCAACCGGCTGCGGGCGGAAAGCGAACACCAGGGCAGCAACGACAAGAGCCGAGGCACTACCCCACAGGAAATACCGGACAAGATTTTTTTGCATGATCACTCTCGCGTTTTCAGAACTTCTATCATATCGAGTTTGTCGAGCCGCCGGCGTATCACCAATGCGCAGATTACCACCGTGCCCAATACGCCGACAGCCGCCAGCCCGGCGGTGGCATCGTGGACAACCAACGGCACGCGGAACAGCTCGGTTGAGAACTTTTCGGCGATATATTCGGATAAAAGATATCCGCATCCGACACCGACCGGCAGGGCGGCGAACGTCAGGATGCCCGTCTCGCCCAGCAGGATGTAGGAGATCTCCGCCCGGTTGAACCCGAGAACCCGCAACGTCGCCAGCTCTCGGCTGCGTTCCGCGAGCGCAATGCGCAATGTGTTGTAGATGACGCCGAATGCCAGCGAACACGAAAACAGGGTATAGAAACCGATGAACACCATGATGTTCTTTTCGATGGTGTCGCGGAAAATGGTTATACCGGACTCGCGGAAACTAACGGCGCTCAGGCGCGGTGTTTCCTTTAGTGCGCTCAGGAATGCGGCGCGTTCGGCTGCGTCGACCCGAACGTGAATCCAGTTTACCTGGCGGCTCTCCAGCAACAAACGGCTCAGGGCGTCGAGATGCATGTAAATCGGCGTATCGATATACGCCTCAAAGGTCTCGGCGACACGTAATTCGCGTATCGGACGGCGCCCTTCGAGAAGTTCGAGCCGGATCCAGTCGCCTTTGCCGACGCCCAGAACCCCGGCCATGCTGGTCGAGAGGACGACGCCGTTTTCCGGCAACGCGAGCGCGCCGCGTGTCACGTCGTGGATCGGCGCCAGACGTGCCGCTTCGGTGATGCCGATGACGCCATGACGGCGCGAGATGTGCCCGGCGTGTATCTTGGCTGAAACGACCCGTTGCCCCTCGACGGCCATGACGCCCGGTAGTGCGGCGACGTCGTGCAGTACCCGCAACGGTCCCGGCTCGAGCAGCGAGATCGTCGCGTCCTGATGACTGGCGCGGAAGAAATAGTCCTCGATCATTTCGTTAATCGCGTCGTCCCATTGTAAGGCCAGCAATAATACTGAAAGCGATAACGCGATCCCGAACATCGACAGAGCTGCACCGATCGGCCAGCGTCCGAGGCGGCGCAGTACCATCCGGGTCGGCTCATCCAGGGCGTCGGCGATACGTGTCCGTGCCAACCAGCTCTTTCTATAGATCGGCGGTGCCGGCGGTCGCATCGCTTCGGCGGGCGGCAACGAAGCCGCGGCACGCACCGCACGCAGACTGCCGACGACGGCGGTCCCGATGCTGACGAGGAAGGAAATCGCATAGCTTTGCGGACTGGGGCGATAGATGAGAAACGGGAACTGATAGTTCTCGCCGTACATCGCCAGCATGATTTGACCGAACCAGCTGCCGATGACGATGCCGATGGCTATGCCGAGGCAGGCGATGACCAGCACCATTTTGATGTAATGCCAGGCCACTGCGCGGTCGCTGTAACCGAATGCCTTGAACAGGCCGATTTCTTCGCGCTCCGTGGCGATCAGCCGGGTCATGATCATGTTGGTCAGGAACGCGGCGATGGCCAGGAAGATCGTCGGCAGAATCACGGCCATGGTGTCCGCCTGATCGATTTCATTCTGGACGAACCGGTTCGACAACTGCCGGTCCCTGGGAAAGGCTCCGGCGGATCCGTACTTGGCGAGCAACGTATCCAGGCGGGCAACGACACGGTCCGGTTCAACGCTGCGGTTCAATGACAGCGAAATGTCGTTGAAGGCCCCTTCCATGTCGAACGCACCGGCGAGTGCATCGCGGTTCATCCAAATCACGCCGAACCGTTTATCGTCCGGCATGATCGCGCCTGGGGCGATGACATAGATGAACTCAGGCGCGAGCGAATGTCCGACCACCGTCACCTTACGCTGCCGCCCGTTCAGCAGGATCGAAATTTTTGCACCGAGATTGAGGCCGTGTGCAGCGGCGAAGCGCTCGCCCAGCACAGCCTCGTCGACGCGGCCGGGGTGCGGTGGGCGCCCGGCGCTGAGCGCGATACGGTTGAGCAACGGGACGCCATCGTCAGGCAGGCTGACAATGCGTGCGGTGGCGGGCTCGGCAAATCCCGCGATATCGACGGTGGCGATATCGACGATGCGGGACTCCGCCTGTTTGACGCCCGGGATGTTGGCGATATCCACGACAAGAGTTTCCGGCGCGCGCTTGACCGACGCGAACACGTCGGCGAAGCGATAGCGCTCGTAATAGGCGTCGGTCGTTTCCCGCAGGGCCTCACCCGATGTCAGCGCGGTAATCAGTAACGCTACGCCGGATGCGATCACCATGGCGATGGCGATCACCTGGGCCCGCAACCGCCAGAGATCGCGCAGCAGCTTCTTGTCGATGGCGGAAAGGGCGTTCACCACGCCATCTCGCGCGCGAGGCGTTTGTTGGTATTGGTTTCGGTTCGGGCGATCTCACCATCGGCAAAATAAAAGACCCGGTCGGCCATCCCGGAAATCACGGCGTTGTGGGTGATAATGGCGGTGTTGGTGCCGAGTTCGGCGTTCACCCGTTCCAGGGCATCGAGCACGAGAAGACCGGTGGTACTGTCCAACGCCCCCGTCGGCTCGTCACACAGCAAGATGTCGGGCCGCTTGGCGATGGCGCGGGCGATGGCGACGCGCTGTTGTTCGCCGCCCGAGAGTTGCGCCGGGAAATGGTCCTGACGCTCCGCCAGGCCGACCAGGGCCAAAGCGTCTTCGGGTGCCATTGGATCGCGGGCGATTTCCGTGACCAAGGCCACGTTCTCGCGCGCGGTGAGGCTCGGGATCAGGTTGTAGAACTGGAACACGAACCCGACATGCTCGCGCCGGTATCGGGTTAGTTCACGCTCCGTCGCGCCGCTGATGGCGTGGTCGCGAAATACCACGGTACCGCCGCTCGGCGTATCCAGCCCGCCGATAATATTCAGAAACGTCGATTTGCCGCTGCCGGACGGCCCCAGCAGGACGACCAGTTCCCCCTCGTACAAATCCAGACTGACGTCGTGCAACGCATCGACACGGACTTCGCCCATGACGTAGATCTTGCTCAAATCCCGGACGCACAACGCTGAACGCGTCGGTGCCTCCGGCTGTGGCTGCCCGGCAGACGGCATTTCTATCCTTTCGCGCACAACGGTGGGTGGCGATTTTCCTTAATATCAATCGCAGAATACGATCCATTGGTATCGCCGACGTTGACTCAGATCAACTCCGCTTGGCGCAGCTTTACCTCGTATTTGCAGCGAAGCCCCCTCGCGATAGCGGGCGAGCCGTGTTGCTTCGGGATATGCGGGATGTCTCAGGATATGCGGGATGTCAGGCGGACATTACCCGCAACGTCTCTGAACGCACGCCCGTCGAGCATGGTTCAGAGACGTTCGGAAGGTGCGCGGGATTATTTCTTTTCGCGGAAGTTGTCGTGGCACGTCTTGCAGGCGTTCTTGCCGAGCGCGCCGAGCTGCGCACCGATCGCACCCTTGTCGCCGGACTGCGCCGCTGCGGCCAGTTTGTCGGCCTCGGCGATAAACGCCATGGTGACTTTCTTGAAGTCTTCAGGCTTTTCCCAGACAGCCATCAGGGCTTCCGTCTTGCCGTCCATGGCACTCGATTCCTTGGGGAATGCGCCTGCGGTGGCTTTGGCAAGACCGGCCATTGCCGTGGCATGCGTGCCAAGGTCCTTCATGTCGCCGGCCTGGCCTTTGACGATCAGCGACATTGCCTTCATGTGACCGCCGACGGCCTTCATGACAGACTTGCGGTATGTAATGTCATCCTCGCTGGCAGAGGCGATACCTGCGCTTGTGACAAGCACGCCAGCGGCAAGGATGGAAAACAGGGCTTTCTTCATCGTCATTCAAAATCACTCCAATTCCCTCGGCATGGTCATTCGGCTGGAAGCCCGGTGCCGATTGGGGTAAATATGGCCTCCAGCAACAGACAATATAGCCGTTTGGTGCGCATTCCACGTATCACACTATTGTGAACGTTATCAGCAGGCGAAGCGAAAGGCACTATGAGCTTTCCATCGAGCATTGCCGTTTTTTGCGGCTCCAAGGCCGGACACGATCCGATGCAGATCGAAACCGCGCGGAACCTTGGCCGGGAAATGGCCGGGCGCGGGATTGAATTGATTTACGGCGGCGGGCGTGTCGGACTGATGGGAGCCGTCGCGGATTCCGTGCAGGAAGCAGGCGGCGCCGTCACCGGCATTATTCCCGATTTCCTGATGCAGCGCGAAGTCGGTAACACCAAGGTCGACACCCTTGAAGTGACCGACAGCATGCACAGCCGCAAGCGGCGCATGTTCGATCTGGCCGACGCCTTTATCTCGCTCGCGGGCGGTCTCGGCACGCTCGACGAAACCATCGAGATCATCACCTGGAAGCAGCTGAAACTGCACGACAAGCCGGTCATCGTCATCAGCGTCGGCGGGTATTGGGACTTCCTGAAGACGACCACGGCGCATTTCACCGATGCCGGTTATGCCTATGCCAGCGATGCCGACCTGTTCCATGTCGTCGACAGCGTCGACGCCGCGTTCGAGGTCCTGAAGCATGCGGCCCCGTCCACACCCGGCGCTTCGAGCGAAAGACTGTGACGATGGCCATTCCGATGATCGACCTGTCACGCATGGACGAGGCCGGAGCGGCCCGGGCCATCGATGCGGCGTGCCGGGAAGCGGGATTTTTCCATGTCGCCGGTCACGGCATCGACCCGATGCTGACGGCCGGGATGTTCGATGTCATGCAGGCGTTTTTCGAGCAGCCGCTTGATTTCAAGCAGCGCTATCACATCCGCTTTTCGCATCCGCATCAGCGCGGCTATGTCCCAGTGTTCGAGGAAAACCTCGGCGAGGATGCGGCCACCGACTTCAAGGAAAGCTTCGATCTCGGCGTCGATCTTGCGCCCGATCATCCGGACGTCATGGCCGGTAAGCCGTTCCAGGCGCCCAACGTCTGGCCCGACATGGCGGCGTTCCGGGCCACGGTCTCGGCCTACCATGCCGAGATGCTGCGGCTTGGCGACAGGCTTGTGAAGTTGACGGCGCTGGGCCTCGGGCTGGAGCGGCATTTTTTCGATCCGGCGATGGCCGATCCGGTGGCCAATCTCAGGCTGTTGCATTACCCGCCGCGCGTCCCGGACGCGGATGTCGTCGGTTGCGGCGCACATACGGATTACGGCTTTCTGACCATCCTCGCGCAGGACGGCGTCGGCGGCCTGCAGGTCGAAGGCGAGGGCGGTGCATGGATCGATATACCACCGCTGGCCGACGCCTTCGTCGTCAACCTGGGCGATCTTCTGACGCGTTGGACGGCGGGGCTGTACCGGGCGCGCCGCCACAAGGTCACAGGCGCCGGGGTGCGGGACCGCTATTCGATCCCGTTTTTCCTCGACCCCAACGTGGATGCGATGATTGAAACGGTGCCGACGTGCCGCGGGCTGTCCGGTGCCGACGCCGCACCGGTATCGGCCGGGGCCTTCCTGCAGAGCCGTTTCGACGACACCTTCAATTACCGTGAAAAGACGCCCGCGCACCTTGCCAGCAACTGACCTGCACCGTATGTTGCGGCGCAGCAAAGTCGTGCGCGAAGTGGTCACGGCGCAGCGCCCCGGCGTCAGCTCAGGAGAACACCATCATGTCGAAGATTGAGGTCAAAAATCCGATTGTCGAACTCGACGGCGACGAGATGACGCGGATCATCTGGGAATTCATCAAGGACAAGCTGATCCTGCCGTATCTCAAGGTGGATCTGAAATATTATGACCTGAGCATACAGAAACGCGACGAGACCGACGACCAGATCACCATCGATTCCGCGAACGCCATCAAGCAGTACGGCGTCGGCGTCAAATGCGCGACGATCACGCCGGACGAACAGCGCGTCGAGGAATTCGGCCTGAAACAGATGTGGCGTTCGCCGAACGGCACCATCCGCAACATCCTCGGCGGCACCGTGTTTCGCCAGCCGATCATCTGCAGGAACGTGCCGCGCCTGGTGCCGGGCTGGACCAAGCCGGTGGTCATCGGCCGCCATGCCTTCGGCGATCAGTACCGCGCCACCGATTTCCTGTTCCCGGGGGCCGGCAAGCTGACCATGAAGTTCGAACCCGCCGACGGCAGCGAGGCGATCGAGCGCGAAGTGTTCGACGCGCCCAGTGCCGGGGTCGCGATGGGGATGTACAATCTGGACGAAAGCATCATCGGCTTTGCGCGGGCGTGTCTGAACTACGGTCTCAGCGTCGGCTGGCCGGTGTATCTGTCGACCAAGAACACGATTCTCAAGGCCTATGACGGCCGCTTCAAGGACCTGTTCGAGGAAGTCTACCAGTCGGAATTCAAGGACGCCTTCGAGAAAGCCGGGATCACCTATCAGCACCGCCTGATCGACGACATGGTGGCTTGCGCCATGAAGTGGGAAGGCGGCTATGTCTGGGCCTGCAAGAACTATGACGGTGACGTGCAGTCCGACACCGTGGCGCAGGGCTTCGGCTCGCTTGGGCTGATGACGTCGGTTTTGCTGACGCCGGACGGCAAGACGGTCGAGGCCGAGGCCGCGCACGGCACCGTGACGCGCCACTATCGCCAGCATCAGCAGGGCAAGGAAACCTCGACCAACCCGATCGCCTCGATCTTTGCGTGGACCCGCGCACTGGCCTATCGCGGCAAGTTCGACGCCACGCCCGAAGTGACGCAGTTCGCCGAAACCCTGGAAAAAGTCTGCATCGACACCGTCGAGAGCGGTTTCATGACCAAGGACCTGGCGCTGCTGGTCGGCCCCGAACAGGGCTGGATGACGACGCAGTCGTTCCTCGCCAAGATCGACGACAATCTGAAAGCGGCGATGGACCGAGGCTGAGGGTTCATGCTTCGAGACGGCCTGACGGCCTCCTCAGCATGAGGTGCTTGTCTATTCCTCATCCTGAGGAGCGGCGCAGCCGCGTCTCGAAGGATGCGTATGGATGCTGAATCACGTTCAGCATGACGGTTATTGGTTGGTTTCTGCTTCGCCGCTCCCGCGCATCTGCTAGAATGCTTTTCTCAAGTGGAGGAAGACCAATGCGCGCCTTTTTTCTCCTGCTGCTGACATTGTTGATTCTGAACGCCGTCCCGGCCAACGGGCGGGCGGCGGAGATGGACGCCTACATCGCCGAGGCCGAGAAAGTCCTGCAGCGCCTGCGCGGCGAAATGATGCAGGAAATGGTCAACGCGCAGCAGCACGGGCCGGCGGCGGCGATCGACGTCTGCCGCCACCTGGCGCCGGAAATTAATTCAAAGATCGAACAGGAGACCGGCTGGACGCTGCGGCGCACCGGATTGCGGGTGCGCAACGCTGCGAATGCGCCGAACGATGATGAAAAGTCGCTGATGCAGGCTTTCGAGCTCAAGGCCATGGCTGGGCAGCCGCCGCAACTGCTGCGCACGGCGCGGATCATCGAACAGGATGGCGAAAAGGTCTTTCACCTGATGCAGGCGGTGCCGATGCTCGACACCTGCCAAGGCTGCCATGGCTCGAACATCGATCCGGAAACGCAGAAGCGCATTCTTGAGCTGTACCCGGACGACGACGCCAGCGGTTATGCACTCGGCGATATCCGCGGCGCGTTTTCGCTCTACAAGCCCGTGGACGCCTTCGATACAGCCCTGGCGGCGCCGGTGACGCTGGCGTCGCTCGGCTACAAACCGACCCGCGATCCCGCCGCCAGGGGGGATGCGACCGTCGGCGAAGGCCTTTACGAACGCTACTGCGAGAGCTGCCATGCGCCGGCCGATCTGGCGCGCCATGTCTTTCCCGACCCGGAAAAGAAACCCGACGCCGAAGTGTGCCGGTTTCTCGGCACCCACGGCATGACCAAGGGACAGGAAGACTGTGACGTCACGGCGTACCTCAAGGATATCGCCCGCTTCCTCGCCGCGCACGGGCGCTGACGGGAGAGAACAAGCGGCTCCGTTTCGCGCCCCCTCTCCCGGCGCGCTGCCGCGCGCCACCCTCTCCCCAGGGAGAGGGCTGTTTGTGCGTGAGTCCCCTCTCCCTTGGGAGAGGGACAGAGAGAGGGGGCGTGCGGCGAGGGGCGTTGGCCTTCCGCAAAACTTCCGCCAAGATGTCCCCGTCAAAACACAACATCATCAGGGGAGAGACGTTCATGTCGGGCAGGCTCGAAGGTAAGGTCGCGATCATCACGGGGGCCGGATGCGTTGGGCCGGGGTGGGGCAACGGGCGCGCGGAATGCGTTCGTTTTTCGCAAGAGGGCGCCAAGATTTTCGCCGTCGACCTGACCGCCGAGCCGATGGCGGAAACGCTGGCGCGCGTCGCCGACGTCGGCGGCGAGATCGAAACGCACCTCTGCGACGTCACCGACAAGGCTCAGGTCGACGCCATGGTCGACGCCTGCATCGCGCGCTTCGGGCGCGTCGATATCCTGATCAACAATGTCGGCGGCTCGGCGCGCGGCGGCCCGGTCGAAATGGACGAGGAAACCTGGGACAACCAGATGTCGTTCAACCTGAAATCCGTTTATCTGTGCTGCAAGGCGGTGCTGCCGCATATGGAAGAACAGGGGTCCGGCGTGATCATCAACACCGGCTCGTCGGCGGGGCTGCGCTGGACAGGCGTGCCGCAGTCGGCCTATGCGGCGGCCAAGGCGGGGATCATCCATTTTTCCAAGGTTCTGGCCGTACAGTACGCGCCCAAGGGCATCCGCGTCTGCACCGTCGTGCCGGGGCAGATGCACACGCCGATGGTCGCGGCACGCCTCGCCGGGCAGCATGCCGGCGGCGACGTCGAGGGGCTTTTGAAGAAGCGTCAGGCGCGCATTCCCTTGGGCTTCATGGGCGACGGGCGCGACATCGCCAACGCCGCGCTGTTCCTGTGTTCCGACGAGGCGCGCTTCATCACCGCGACCGAGCTTGTCGTCGATGGGGGCATGACGGCCCGGTGCGACTAGGGCTCTTAAAAACCCCCCTCACCTAACCTCTCCCCCTTGAAGGGGGAGAGGGATGAGTGATGGTATCCGATCCGAGAGTCCCTCTCCCCTGCGATAGCGGGGGAGAGGACAGGTGAGGGGGCTTTCCGCAGACCTTGCCAAACGCCCGGCTGGGTAAGATTATGCGCCGAATTTTCAATATGAGGGTGACGAGACATGTCCGAACACGCCGATATCATTTACACGCAAGTCGACGAAGCGCCTGAACTGGCGAGCGCGTCTTTCCTTCCGATCATCCGCGCCTTTGCCAAGCCGGCCGGAATCACCGTCGGGACCAAGGATATCTCGCTTGCCGGACGTATTCTGGCGCAGTTCCCGGACCTTCTCGCGGACGGCCAGAAGCAGTCGGACGATCTGGCCGAGCTGGGCGAACTGGTCAAGACGCCGGGCGCCAACGTCATCAAGCTGCCCAACGTTTCGGCCTCCATGCCGCAGCTTAAAGCGGCCATTGCCGAGTTGCAGGAACAGGGCTATGCGGTCCCCGATTATCCGGACGATCCGAAAACCGACGCCGAAACCGCGATCCGCGCCAAGTACGACAACGTCAAGGGCAGT
This genomic window contains:
- a CDS encoding 2-oxoglutarate and iron-dependent oxygenase domain-containing protein, with the translated sequence MAIPMIDLSRMDEAGAARAIDAACREAGFFHVAGHGIDPMLTAGMFDVMQAFFEQPLDFKQRYHIRFSHPHQRGYVPVFEENLGEDAATDFKESFDLGVDLAPDHPDVMAGKPFQAPNVWPDMAAFRATVSAYHAEMLRLGDRLVKLTALGLGLERHFFDPAMADPVANLRLLHYPPRVPDADVVGCGAHTDYGFLTILAQDGVGGLQVEGEGGAWIDIPPLADAFVVNLGDLLTRWTAGLYRARRHKVTGAGVRDRYSIPFFLDPNVDAMIETVPTCRGLSGADAAPVSAGAFLQSRFDDTFNYREKTPAHLASN
- a CDS encoding TIGR00730 family Rossman fold protein; this encodes MSFPSSIAVFCGSKAGHDPMQIETARNLGREMAGRGIELIYGGGRVGLMGAVADSVQEAGGAVTGIIPDFLMQREVGNTKVDTLEVTDSMHSRKRRMFDLADAFISLAGGLGTLDETIEIITWKQLKLHDKPVIVISVGGYWDFLKTTTAHFTDAGYAYASDADLFHVVDSVDAAFEVLKHAAPSTPGASSERL
- a CDS encoding ABC transporter ATP-binding protein, which produces MSKIYVMGEVRVDALHDVSLDLYEGELVVLLGPSGSGKSTFLNIIGGLDTPSGGTVVFRDHAISGATERELTRYRREHVGFVFQFYNLIPSLTARENVALVTEIARDPMAPEDALALVGLAERQDHFPAQLSGGEQQRVAIARAIAKRPDILLCDEPTGALDSTTGLLVLDALERVNAELGTNTAIITHNAVISGMADRVFYFADGEIARTETNTNKRLAREMAW
- a CDS encoding SDR family oxidoreductase yields the protein MSGRLEGKVAIITGAGCVGPGWGNGRAECVRFSQEGAKIFAVDLTAEPMAETLARVADVGGEIETHLCDVTDKAQVDAMVDACIARFGRVDILINNVGGSARGGPVEMDEETWDNQMSFNLKSVYLCCKAVLPHMEEQGSGVIINTGSSAGLRWTGVPQSAYAAAKAGIIHFSKVLAVQYAPKGIRVCTVVPGQMHTPMVAARLAGQHAGGDVEGLLKKRQARIPLGFMGDGRDIANAALFLCSDEARFITATELVVDGGMTARCD
- a CDS encoding cytochrome c, whose amino-acid sequence is MTMKKALFSILAAGVLVTSAGIASASEDDITYRKSVMKAVGGHMKAMSLIVKGQAGDMKDLGTHATAMAGLAKATAGAFPKESSAMDGKTEALMAVWEKPEDFKKVTMAFIAEADKLAAAAQSGDKGAIGAQLGALGKNACKTCHDNFREKK
- a CDS encoding DUF3365 domain-containing protein, with the translated sequence MRAFFLLLLTLLILNAVPANGRAAEMDAYIAEAEKVLQRLRGEMMQEMVNAQQHGPAAAIDVCRHLAPEINSKIEQETGWTLRRTGLRVRNAANAPNDDEKSLMQAFELKAMAGQPPQLLRTARIIEQDGEKVFHLMQAVPMLDTCQGCHGSNIDPETQKRILELYPDDDASGYALGDIRGAFSLYKPVDAFDTALAAPVTLASLGYKPTRDPAARGDATVGEGLYERYCESCHAPADLARHVFPDPEKKPDAEVCRFLGTHGMTKGQEDCDVTAYLKDIARFLAAHGR
- a CDS encoding NADP-dependent isocitrate dehydrogenase gives rise to the protein MSKIEVKNPIVELDGDEMTRIIWEFIKDKLILPYLKVDLKYYDLSIQKRDETDDQITIDSANAIKQYGVGVKCATITPDEQRVEEFGLKQMWRSPNGTIRNILGGTVFRQPIICRNVPRLVPGWTKPVVIGRHAFGDQYRATDFLFPGAGKLTMKFEPADGSEAIEREVFDAPSAGVAMGMYNLDESIIGFARACLNYGLSVGWPVYLSTKNTILKAYDGRFKDLFEEVYQSEFKDAFEKAGITYQHRLIDDMVACAMKWEGGYVWACKNYDGDVQSDTVAQGFGSLGLMTSVLLTPDGKTVEAEAAHGTVTRHYRQHQQGKETSTNPIASIFAWTRALAYRGKFDATPEVTQFAETLEKVCIDTVESGFMTKDLALLVGPEQGWMTTQSFLAKIDDNLKAAMDRG
- a CDS encoding FtsX-like permease family protein translates to MNALSAIDKKLLRDLWRLRAQVIAIAMVIASGVALLITALTSGEALRETTDAYYERYRFADVFASVKRAPETLVVDIANIPGVKQAESRIVDIATVDIAGFAEPATARIVSLPDDGVPLLNRIALSAGRPPHPGRVDEAVLGERFAAAHGLNLGAKISILLNGRQRKVTVVGHSLAPEFIYVIAPGAIMPDDKRFGVIWMNRDALAGAFDMEGAFNDISLSLNRSVEPDRVVARLDTLLAKYGSAGAFPRDRQLSNRFVQNEIDQADTMAVILPTIFLAIAAFLTNMIMTRLIATEREEIGLFKAFGYSDRAVAWHYIKMVLVIACLGIAIGIVIGSWFGQIMLAMYGENYQFPFLIYRPSPQSYAISFLVSIGTAVVGSLRAVRAAASLPPAEAMRPPAPPIYRKSWLARTRIADALDEPTRMVLRRLGRWPIGAALSMFGIALSLSVLLLALQWDDAINEMIEDYFFRASHQDATISLLEPGPLRVLHDVAALPGVMAVEGQRVVSAKIHAGHISRRHGVIGITEAARLAPIHDVTRGALALPENGVVLSTSMAGVLGVGKGDWIRLELLEGRRPIRELRVAETFEAYIDTPIYMHLDALSRLLLESRQVNWIHVRVDAAERAAFLSALKETPRLSAVSFRESGITIFRDTIEKNIMVFIGFYTLFSCSLAFGVIYNTLRIALAERSRELATLRVLGFNRAEISYILLGETGILTFAALPVGVGCGYLLSEYIAEKFSTELFRVPLVVHDATAGLAAVGVLGTVVICALVIRRRLDKLDMIEVLKTRE